In a genomic window of Punica granatum isolate Tunisia-2019 chromosome 6, ASM765513v2, whole genome shotgun sequence:
- the LOC116210242 gene encoding uncharacterized protein LOC116210242 — MSATVISDPMVISAPEAQPQPIPGQAILSAAAQIEVEFAMCDCCGLTEECTPAYIERVRERYFGKWICGLCAEAVKDEIARTERLVSAEEAMNRHMNFCKKFKSPGPTTDPTIHLISAMRQILRKSLESRSTPSSPTRKELPIPVKSLARSESCFPSLTG, encoded by the coding sequence ATGTCTGCGACTGTGATCAGCGATCCGATGGTGATATCAGCCCCAGAGGCTCAGCCCCAGCCCATACCGGGGCAGGCGATCCTTTCTGCTGCTGCCCAGATCGAGGTGGAGTTCGCGATGTGTGACTGTTGCGGGCTCACGGAGGAGTGCACCCCTGCTTATATTGAGCGAGTCCGGGAGCGGTACTTTGGGAAGTGGATCTGTGGCCTCTGTGCTGAGGCAGTCAAGGACGAGATTGCACGGACAGAGAGGCTCGTTAGTGCAGAGGAAGCCATGAACCGGCACATGAACTTCTGCAAGAAGTTCAAGTCCCCTGGCCCAACCACGGACCCTACGATCCATCTGATCTCGGCGATGAGGCAGATCCTGAGGAAGAGCTTGGAATCAAGGTCGACCCCCAGCAGCCCGACCAGGAAAGAACTGCCGATTCCAGTGAAATCGTTGGCTCGGTCGGAGAGCTGTTTCCCTTCACTGACTGGTTGA